TATTTAAACCCTCTCTCATTTCCCACTTTTTACACTCTCCCAGATCTGATCTTAGAGTAATTTATATGTTtatgtaaatttatttataatGATTTGTTTTGGTGCTCATTTGTCTTATTGTTTCTTTGTTTTTTGCAGATCATTTACATTTGCATCATAAAGTTCTTTTATTCCTGGTAAACATCGAGCCTTTATTTAAATTAGCATTAAATGCAGTTGTAATCCATCAAGATTATACTTGGGCTTTCACAAGATTGTATTTTTGGATGATTGGATCTCTATTTGGTTGTTTCTGATATTCAATAGGATGGTTGCTTGATGAGTTTCGACTTTTTCGTAATTTAGTTGTGTAATTATGGTGGGATGATTAGTAGGCTTTGTGATTACAACTTGTTTTAATGCCTAAGGAAGTTTGTGATGAGATACTTCACAGCATTTATGTTATGATTGGTTATGGTTTTGATACTTTCTGGAAATTTAGGGTGAAAAGATAGTGTTTTTTAGGGGTTGTCCAATTTTGATATGAGAGGCCCCTGGTTCAAGAAACTCTCTCAAGTTTTCGGTCCTAGACCTCCACGTACCTTGTTAATATTATGTGTCGTTTGTGGTTTTGTACTTATTGCGTTGTTGGGGCCATCAACATCTAGGGACATTGACCGTATTACTTCTACTGCAAGACTAGATATTTACTCTGGTTATAGAAGGTTAAAGGAGCAAGCAACAAGCGATTATTTAGAATTGAGGTCTCTGTCGTTCGGAGCTAATCGTTTGAAGGATGTTCCTCTTTGTAATAAGGAAAGAGAGAATTTTGTACCATGCTATAATGTGTCGAGAAATTTATTATGGGGTTTTAAAGATGGAGAGGAGTTTGATCGTCATTGTGGTATATCAAGTGATCGTCAAAACTGTTTGATTCGTCCTCCGTATAACTATAAGGCCCCCTTGAGTTGGCCAGCTGGCAGAGATATTATATGGAGTGCAAATGTGAAGATAACCAAAGATCAATTTCTTTCTTCTGGAAGTATGACAAAAAGGTAACCATAAGCACTTTGGATATTTTTCTCGACTTTAACTTTAATGGAATAATGACCTTATCCTGACCACTACAAGCTTAGGATTTCAGGTTGCTTATACTCCACCACATTAGTCTTTACATTTTTTGTCTTTTGTACTTTTAAGGCTAATGTTGCTAGAGGAAAATCAAATTGCTTTCCACTCAGAAGATGGATTGGTCTTTGATGGTGTTAAAGATTACTCACGTCAAATCGCAGAGATGATAGGCTTGGCGAGTGATTCCGAATTTCTTCAGGCTGGGGTAAGTACTACTATCTCTTTTTAAATATTTCTGCATCCTTTTCTTGACATTTTATTTCTTTATGGGGTCTGGAAATTTTCTGAAAGTTCGTAATTAGAAATCTAGAGTACTCGATTTTCCACTTAAATTGGCTAATATAAATAAGTAATTTAGCATAGAGACGTGACCTATCACTTATTTCCGGAACTGCGGTGGAAATGTCTGTATATTGACGGTCTCTTCTTGACACTTATCACAGGTTCGCACTATATTGGACATTGGCTGCGGGTTTGGTAGCTTTGGAGCCCACTTGCTCTCACTTAAGTTGATGGTTGTCTGTATGGCGGCATATGAGTCAACTGGTAGCCAAGTTCAATTATCTCTGGAAAGAGGTCTTCCTGCTGTTATCGGAAACTTTATTTCCAAACAGCTTCCATTTCCATCTTTGTCGTATGACATGGTTCACTGTGCTCAGTGTGGCATAATTTGGGAGAGCAAAGGTATTGCTGTAGGTATTTATAGGGATTCCAGTCCTGTTTCTTTGATTGAGATGTATCATGTTTGGATTTACTTTGCCTCTGTGATACTAAAATCCTTTCTTTGTTGTGTACTCGTTGCCTCTCTTTATTACTAATATTGTCTTTGTGGTGTGTCTTGGTACTTCTTTATTACTGATATTAATTTTTGTGGCGTGTCTTGTTTTTtcaattttttgaaaatttactACTCTTCTTCTAGCCACAACATTTTCAGAAGTACAAACCTACTTTTCCGGCCTACCTGTACATGAACTCCCTGCTTGACTTTTACCAGAACATATAGTTCTCCCAGTCTTTGTGCCAACCACATTGTCTTTCTGTCTATAGGTTCTTTAGGAGCATTTAGCACCCAGAAGTCCATGACCTTCTGCATGTATACAAATCGGCACAGAAGAAGGAAGTATGGAGTAGATCTTCTGATAACTGTGGCATTAAGGTAGTGTTGGATATGGGGACTTTAAGGAGATTGATATTTAGACTAGATACAAGGAAGGAATGCAAAAACTTAAGATACATATATAGTGACACATCCAATTATTAAGTATTTTGGGATCAATCATTCGGTGCTTACAGTTCATGTCAAATCGTGGGGAGTTGATTAATCTTAAGTCTGTACCAAAAAGTTTTGTTGACCTCTTTGCTAGTATTCTGTAAAAGATGTGTTTTAGCATGAAAATTTATTTATTCGCGTAGGGGAGTTCTTGGTAATCGTCGAGCAATTTTAAATATTTGGTGGGATACACTTCTGAGAGGCTTCTGAGAGGATCTATTACTCTATCAGAAAGACAAATACGAGTTCTATACTTGTTTCAATCATTTATAAGAAACTTGACGGTTTGTTAAAATTAGCCTCAATTACAATGACAAGATCTCACTTTTACATGTCTTCAAGCTGGAAATCTATAGAATTTACGGAATGTTGAGGGGAATAACTAATGGGGGAATGCAGTAAATCACTGTGAGTTGCACAGCCTGGATTCTTTTTATTAATAATGGAATAGGTAAAGTGGATTCTGTTGTCCTAAATCATGTTTCTTATTGCTAAATATAGTAATCAGTCAGTCTATCTAAAAAGGTGTTGGTGAAACTTTGCATTCATCTCCTATCTTAAGGTTCAGGCCGGATTGTAGGAAGTGGGCGATCCGTTTTTGTATTTCTATGAGAAGCTCTACGAAAGAGTTTCATATGCTGAACACTCAAAATGGGTAACGACATGGAACAAAAAATCTTGGAAATTACTACTTACTCATCCTTTAGAATTATATAGATTTTGTGAATTAGTTGTAATTGATTTATTAATAGATTAATTATTGTTGAATTGGATTTTTTTCCCCTTATTATATTAGTGGATATAGTTGCGAGAATTTTCAATCTTATCACCGGAGTCTCCATTTTTCGTTCATATTTATGTCAAAACAACTAGAGCCTACCTTTCCTTGTTTTTCTAATATTTAGATTTATTACCTTTGTTTCCGTTTCTTAAATAATATAACTAGTGGATTTGGTAGTTTAAATTTATGACTTAACATGTATAGTGGTTTGTGATGAATGATATTGTAGAATTATCTTGATTGCACGTTCAAAATTTTTGTATGCATAAGTTATTGCATTTGTTTATTAGTAACATGCATTAAAATTATTCAATAAGCTACGGATGTTTAAAATTTACATGCCGAATCTCTGTACATGAGTCCAATATAGGACCTTATCCAAGATTCATAAATTTTCTTACAATGAGATGCTGATACTAGAATCCGGGTAACGTAGCCTCTTTTTAATAATTTCCTTATTTTCAAGTTTTTGGAACTTCTTTTTCGACTGTTGCGTAGTCTCCCTTAATAGAGAATGGTCATAAAAAATAGATGAATAGCTTAAAATAACTTTGAGTACTAATTATGTTTTCTTTCTAACTATTCTCTGTCAAAATATAGGTTCTCTAGCTTATTTTACCCCTTTGTGGCCTATCTTTACCCTTTCAGAAACATGTCCTGTCTCGGATATCAGAAGCTTTTTATTTGAGCAAAACGACATCTTCAGATTCTCAAGCGGTAGTTGGAATTCGCTATGTTATGGGCGAACATACAGTCTAAATAAAGTAGAAATTGGTGTAGAAATTTTAGATTTAGTCGCCATCATTTATTAGAAAGCTCTATTTAATAAATGGATAGATATTTGAGAATAACTGCGAGGACTTAATGGACTTTTTTTTACCAATTCTGTGCCAGAGATAGGCCCTATAGCCTTCCTTTGGTGAGTATAGTCTGGCACAGAGCAAGAAGTTGCTACTTTACGCCACTAGCATAAGATGAAGTGTTTTTTTCTTAACTTCTTCCAGTTACTTCACGGATAATTGACAAGCTTCTTTTAATCAGATGGCATGTTCCTTATAGAAGTTGATCGCCTTTTAAAACCTGGAGGTTACTTTGTCTTAACCTCACCAACAAACAGAGTACTAGGAGGTTCTTTAAGACGAATTGAAGTCTTCACACAGAATCtttgttggaatctcttagctcAGCAAGAAGAGACTTTTGTCTGGCAAAAAACAGCAGATGCTCACTGCTATAGTAGGTGAGTCTACTAATGATCTAATACTTTTGTCATGAATTCAAATATCTACATATTCAATGTAAACATTGATGAGTAGCTTTGGTTTTATTCGAAGACCTTAACAGAAATCATAATTTTTTCTTTAGTTCCTTTACCTTATCCAACCTCTTCCCTTTATTAAAGATTCAACGAAATCATCTAATATGCTTTCGACACAATGTAGCAAGCTGGGTGCCATAACTACTTGTGAAGAAGAACGTGAAATCACATCGTATTACCAGCCACTAGCATCTTGCATAAGCGGGACTGTTAGTCAACGATGGATTCCAATTCAGAATCGGTCTTCTAGCTTCGCATTGAACTGTACTGAAGTTGAAATTCATGGTAACTACTTTTCAATTTTAGCCTCATACTTGTTTGATTTTCTTCTTTGGTTTTGCAAAGTAATATTGTGCAATGTCTAATGTATCGAATTTTCTCTTGTTAAGTAATCCTTGGTCACTTATCGCTCATATTATAGATTATCTTCTACTATTGCAGGAATTCTTCATGAAGAATACCTTGAAGACTTGGATTATTGGAAATCAGTGCTAAGAAATTACTGGTCTTTGCTTACACCCTTGATTTTCTCAGATCACCCTAAGAGGCCAGGTGAAGAAGATCCATTGCCTCCATATAACATGATAAGGAATGTGTTAGACATGAATGCTCATTATGGAGGTCTAAATGCTGCATTTCTTGAAGCTAGAAAGTCGGTGTGGGTGATGAATGTTGTTCCTATTAGGAAACCTAATACACTTCCTCTTATAACTGATCGAGGCTTTGTCGGTGTATTTCATGACTGGTAATGACCTAGTTTTCTTTTCACATTTGAATTCAAAATCTAATGTCAAGTGTACTTGCATACTCATGGCCAGGTCTATTTGTCAATAATATAAAGAGAAACTGTGCTCCGCGCTGTAGTTGTTAGTCAAAGATATCCATTTTACCTTTATAACATAAATATTTTCCCTTTGTAATTCAGTCTTGCATTTTCATTGTATTTGTGCATTTTCATGCTATTGTAATCACTATTTTCATGTTTTTTGCAAGATCTCTAAGCTAAATTGAATTTTTGCTATTAACCTCCATAGGTGTGAGCCCTTTCCAACCTACCCACGAACATATGACATGCTCCATGCGAATGGACTCCTTTCACACCTCGAGTCGGAAGGATGCAGTTTAATAGATCTACTCTTTGAAATGGACCGTATTCTGCGGCCTGAAGTAAATTACCTTCTCATTCTTTATCTATTGTCTTTTTCAATAATAATCTGTGTTTTAAAGTGAAATATTGTTTCCTGAAATGATTTTATGCTATTTTCGGTTTTTTTTTCTTGTTTACCAATGAAACAGCTTGTCAAGGGCACAGTTTAGGTGGATTTGCTCCTGACATatctttttgtttttttattcCTACACTTCATATGACATTTTTTGACTAATTGAGAATCATTGATTGGCAGGGGTGGATAGTTCTTTCGGACAAATTGGGGCCTATAGAGAAGGCTCGCATGCTTGCTACAGAGATACGCTGGGAAGCAAGGGTGATTGATCTTCAGAATGGCAGCGACCAACGGCTGCTTGTTTGCCAAAAGCCGTTTGTGAGGAAATAATTGTTTAATTTAAGGAAGGTTGACTTCCTAGAGCTCCTTCAGTTCTTTCGTCTCTGGTAAGTATTACTTGAGTCAACGTTCATGAGCTTATGAATTAGTATTGTAGCTACTAGGGGTTGATGCACATGTCTCTTGTTCCTTTTGGAGTATTTATCTGTCTCTATGTCCATTTATAAATTGGTTCTGAGCCTTCTGGCCCTCTGCATAGTTTATTAATATAATgataatttataataataataataataataataataataataataataataggtAATTGATTAGGCATGAGACCTGCACACCGTTGCTTTCTCTCAAAGTGAAACCTACACTGCGCTGTTTAACGTGGTCAAGATTCTGAATGAAACAATAAAGTCTGAATTATGTCTCCTTTTCATTACTTGAAGCCAAGTGTGGATTTTGGGCTAGCTATGGGAAAGCTAAGTGCTTGACATCTGAAGTTCATATCTGAAAGCATGCGGGATTTATATCTCAATTCAGCAATATGAAATTCTTCAAGGCACTGGTAGATATGGGATCTATAATGACAATGTATAATGATTACTGAACGACAAAGTCGGACTTGCCAATCGATCGTTTTGCTTGCACAGGCTCGCCATGATCTTTCAACACAAGGTTTTGCATATATTATAGTTTCAAGCAGAAGTTTGTGAGAATCTTAGTAGAGGGAAAGTTTTGCTTCAGATGTAGCTGCAGTTAATTCTTCTCTGGAGGACTTTGTAGCAATATCTTTCATCCATCCATTTTTCTCTTTTGGCTTTCTTTGTATGGGTTTCCTTTAAATTGTTTGATAGTTTAGTAATTCAAGTCATTTTTTGTACTAAAAATATTAATAGAGTTCGACAAGGTGTAATGAGTCGGGAGATGTACTGATGATAATTGCCAACATGATCAAAACACAGCTCACAATAGACATTTGCACATGTAACTTATTTTTTTACCAAGAGCTGTAGTCAAATATATTAtctatctcttctatatataataaaataaaagaacAAGGAGATAATATTTGAAAAGAtctatctcttctatatataataaaaGAACAATGAGATAATATTTGAAAAGACTAAAAGATGTGATTTGTGGGAATCGAAATTGAGacatacataatatataatatgtacgcgtgctaaatgaatattttgtttaactttaaagatagttacttgaattgCGCAAAAAAAAGGATagatacttgaatatttgtatagttaattttaaaaaattgaattacagatataaagttaggcatagtacattaataaattattatcttatttattaatcaatttttagttttaaaatatatctcatatatttttaacatattttttattataaaaagtaattaaaatgtaaatatataatttttaaaaaaacgTCGAAAATAAAATcgtttatatataaataatctatattggtattacatatttagataagttcgagtcaatgcattttagtttatttcgaaATTGAAATCCGAACTTGGcccatttttcaaaaaatactcgaaatttgactaaatGACCCAGCCGAAAAATATCGTCAaattctacgtttagtaaatttaaattaaaagcTAAGCGAGAATATCAtaccaataatgtgaatttttttaatatctcatgttaatataaattaatgtgtttgaggtatttataagatcaagtcaattgattatttatattaaaatgaCTATTTTCACTCGtaacgcattattatttttgggatttgacccgattttaagaatattcgaaatttgatatgGGATCTCACAAGATTTGTTAAAACTTTGATGATAAATTAATtagatttattttttatttttcactttaaaaaaa
This genomic interval from Apium graveolens cultivar Ventura chromosome 8, ASM990537v1, whole genome shotgun sequence contains the following:
- the LOC141677758 gene encoding putative methyltransferase PMT5 codes for the protein MRGPWFKKLSQVFGPRPPRTLLILCVVCGFVLIALLGPSTSRDIDRITSTARLDIYSGYRRLKEQATSDYLELRSLSFGANRLKDVPLCNKERENFVPCYNVSRNLLWGFKDGEEFDRHCGISSDRQNCLIRPPYNYKAPLSWPAGRDIIWSANVKITKDQFLSSGSMTKRLMLLEENQIAFHSEDGLVFDGVKDYSRQIAEMIGLASDSEFLQAGVRTILDIGCGFGSFGAHLLSLKLMVVCMAAYESTGSQVQLSLERGLPAVIGNFISKQLPFPSLSYDMVHCAQCGIIWESKDGMFLIEVDRLLKPGGYFVLTSPTNRVLGGSLRRIEVFTQNLCWNLLAQQEETFVWQKTADAHCYSSKLGAITTCEEEREITSYYQPLASCISGTVSQRWIPIQNRSSSFALNCTEVEIHGILHEEYLEDLDYWKSVLRNYWSLLTPLIFSDHPKRPGEEDPLPPYNMIRNVLDMNAHYGGLNAAFLEARKSVWVMNVVPIRKPNTLPLITDRGFVGVFHDWCEPFPTYPRTYDMLHANGLLSHLESEGCSLIDLLFEMDRILRPEGWIVLSDKLGPIEKARMLATEIRWEARVIDLQNGSDQRLLVCQKPFVRK